The Armatimonadota bacterium genome includes a window with the following:
- a CDS encoding Gfo/Idh/MocA family oxidoreductase, giving the protein MKPYRAILVGTGGWGGSWCHDFLPPNVADGLVEVVAAADRDPAALENARTALHLPDERLFSSAKAAMDAHEADFCIVVTQPVTHEEVVDEALAHGLHILCEKPIADTLEASTRIAAKVKRAGVKMAVTMSHRFDRDKTTLRRVIREPASGPLDYLVCRFTCDCRRYGSWGRFRQEMDDPLMIEGAVHHLDILADMAGGLCDTIYAQTWRPDWAEYQGDCQGLVTMHMTNGVRAHYEGAKSNAVGLNGWTTEYIRAECRNATLILDRRELVRYAYDAGREWSTAAPERAERIDMIDQAKWANAWLVEQFVEWLDGGPPMETNVEANLQSVALVFGAIQSARTGRAVAVQEMLGSAVERAQEV; this is encoded by the coding sequence GTGAAACCATATCGAGCGATCCTTGTTGGCACCGGTGGTTGGGGCGGCTCGTGGTGCCATGATTTTCTGCCGCCAAACGTAGCTGACGGTCTGGTAGAGGTGGTGGCAGCGGCTGATCGTGATCCCGCGGCGCTCGAGAACGCCCGTACGGCCCTGCACCTGCCCGATGAGCGGCTCTTCTCGAGCGCGAAAGCCGCTATGGATGCGCACGAAGCAGATTTCTGCATTGTGGTCACGCAGCCGGTAACCCACGAGGAGGTTGTGGATGAAGCCCTGGCCCACGGCCTCCACATCCTGTGTGAAAAGCCGATTGCCGATACTCTGGAAGCCTCCACCCGCATCGCCGCCAAAGTAAAGCGCGCCGGGGTCAAGATGGCCGTTACGATGAGCCACCGGTTTGACCGCGACAAAACCACGCTGCGACGAGTGATCCGCGAACCTGCCAGCGGCCCACTGGACTACCTCGTATGCCGCTTCACCTGCGACTGCCGGCGGTACGGCAGCTGGGGTCGGTTTCGGCAGGAGATGGACGACCCGCTCATGATCGAAGGAGCCGTGCACCATCTCGACATCCTGGCCGACATGGCGGGCGGCCTGTGTGACACCATCTACGCTCAGACCTGGAGGCCGGACTGGGCTGAGTACCAGGGAGACTGCCAGGGGTTGGTGACGATGCACATGACGAATGGCGTGCGCGCCCACTACGAGGGCGCGAAATCGAACGCCGTTGGCCTTAACGGCTGGACGACCGAGTACATCCGCGCCGAGTGCCGGAACGCCACGCTCATCCTGGACCGGCGTGAATTGGTACGTTACGCCTACGACGCCGGCCGTGAGTGGTCAACCGCCGCGCCTGAGCGTGCCGAACGTATTGATATGATCGACCAGGCGAAGTGGGCAAACGCCTGGCTGGTGGAGCAGTTTGTAGAGTGGCTGGACGGTGGGCCGCCAATGGAGACCAACGTGGAAGCCAACCTGCAATCGGTGGCTCTCGTTTTCGGCGCCATCCAGAGTGCGCGCACCGGGCGCGCCGTAGCCGTACAGGAGATGCTTGGCAGCGCCGTCGAGCGCGCGCAGGAGGTTTAG